One Oleidesulfovibrio alaskensis DSM 16109 genomic region harbors:
- a CDS encoding FmdE family protein — translation MTCGFSTELLERVEAFHGHRCPGLAIGVRAAELALNTLGSGQDVDMVSVVETDMCGVDAIQFITGCTLGKGNLIHRDYGKMAFCFYDRTSGRGIRAVLRPEARGAGALRMAELMKMRAQAELTSEMQAELSALRDAQEKQFYTLPLEEMFSVSGWDMAPRPAAVLASLECAECGEHVMESRTRRFGGRTLCIPCFMDVEQKI, via the coding sequence ATGACATGCGGATTTTCTACTGAACTGCTGGAAAGGGTGGAAGCCTTTCATGGGCACCGCTGCCCGGGGCTTGCCATCGGCGTGCGCGCCGCTGAACTTGCGCTGAACACTCTGGGCAGCGGGCAGGATGTTGATATGGTGTCCGTGGTGGAAACGGACATGTGCGGGGTGGATGCTATCCAGTTCATCACCGGTTGTACGCTGGGCAAGGGAAATTTGATCCATCGCGATTACGGCAAGATGGCTTTTTGTTTTTATGACAGAACTTCCGGCAGAGGTATACGCGCGGTGTTGCGTCCGGAGGCAAGAGGTGCCGGTGCGTTGCGCATGGCGGAACTGATGAAGATGCGGGCGCAGGCGGAACTGACCTCTGAAATGCAGGCAGAGCTTTCCGCTCTGCGCGATGCGCAGGAAAAACAGTTTTACACGTTACCGCTGGAAGAGATGTTCAGCGTTTCAGGGTGGGATATGGCTCCCAGACCGGCAGCCGTGCTTGCGAGTCTTGAATGCGCGGAATGCGGTGAGCATGTGATGGAGTCGCGTACCCGCCGTTTCGGGGGGCGTACGCTCTGCATACCGTGTTTCATGGACGTCGAGCAGAAAATATGA
- a CDS encoding ABC transporter ATP-binding protein: MLNVSDVSFAYNGRHVLRGIAFGVQPGELVAVLGPNGVGKTTLLRCINAIHRPTGGAVWVEGKDVLAMSPHEVALGIGYVAQRSEAARLTVFDAVLMGRKPHIRWKVQEHDLSITDGAIRRLGLKELALRYIDQLSGGELQKVCIARALVQEPSLLLLDEPTSSLDLRSQVEIMRMLRHVIDDHGIAAVMTMHDLNTALRYADKAVFVKEGRVFAEVAAQEVCASVIEAVYDLPVTVHSLNGYPTVVPKA, from the coding sequence GTGCTGAATGTAAGTGATGTTTCGTTCGCCTATAACGGCAGGCACGTTCTGCGGGGCATTGCTTTCGGCGTGCAGCCGGGGGAACTGGTGGCCGTTCTGGGGCCTAACGGGGTGGGAAAGACCACCCTGCTGCGGTGCATCAACGCCATCCACCGTCCCACAGGCGGCGCGGTATGGGTTGAGGGAAAAGACGTGCTTGCCATGAGTCCACACGAGGTGGCGCTGGGCATAGGCTATGTGGCGCAGCGCTCCGAGGCGGCGCGGCTGACGGTGTTTGATGCGGTGCTGATGGGCCGCAAGCCCCATATCCGCTGGAAGGTGCAGGAGCATGACCTGAGCATTACCGACGGAGCCATCCGCAGGCTCGGACTGAAAGAACTTGCATTGCGGTACATTGACCAGCTGAGCGGCGGCGAGCTGCAGAAGGTGTGCATAGCGCGGGCTCTGGTGCAGGAACCGTCACTGCTTCTGCTGGATGAACCTACAAGTTCTCTCGACCTGCGCAGTCAGGTGGAAATAATGCGCATGCTGCGTCATGTAATTGATGATCATGGCATTGCTGCCGTGATGACGATGCATGATCTGAACACGGCATTGCGATATGCCGATAAAGCTGTTTTTGTCAAAGAAGGCAGAGTGTTTGCCGAGGTCGCCGCGCAGGAGGTCTGTGCTTCGGTCATTGAGGCTGTGTATGACCTGCCTGTGACAGTGCATAGCCTGAACGGGTACCCTACCGTGGTGCCCAAAGCGTAA
- a CDS encoding FecCD family ABC transporter permease, with product MHFHDGKVPEEYRRYIWAKVVFLCGVSAALLAALVVSVSSGAADIPLGSVVRSLAGLGADARTEAIIWNIRLPQALSAIVAGAGLAVAGAAMQAILRNPLGSPFTLGISHAAAFGAAFSVMVLGGGAMTSTAAGAVSVTSPLMTTAAAFACSLSAALVIIAVSRLRGASPETMVLTGVSLGALFTAGTMFLQFFADDVQLAAIVFWTFGDTARATWTELAVLALTTAACSVYFLSNVWNYNAIDAGDETAMGLGVRVGRVRLTGMLVASLLTAVIIAFLGIIGFVGLVVPHMVRRVIGADHRFLLPASVAGGALILLVSDTAARLILAPHVLPVSVLTSFMGAPVFIWLIIRGRKV from the coding sequence ATGCATTTTCATGACGGAAAGGTTCCCGAAGAGTACCGCCGGTATATATGGGCCAAGGTTGTGTTTCTGTGTGGTGTTTCTGCAGCGCTGCTGGCAGCGCTGGTTGTCTCCGTCAGCTCAGGGGCGGCGGATATCCCGCTGGGTTCTGTTGTCCGCAGCCTTGCCGGACTGGGAGCCGATGCCCGTACCGAGGCCATAATCTGGAACATCCGCCTGCCGCAGGCTCTTTCCGCCATTGTGGCCGGAGCGGGGCTGGCTGTGGCAGGTGCGGCCATGCAGGCCATATTGCGCAACCCGCTCGGGTCACCGTTCACGCTGGGTATTTCGCATGCGGCAGCCTTTGGCGCGGCTTTTTCGGTAATGGTGCTCGGCGGCGGGGCCATGACATCCACAGCCGCGGGTGCCGTCAGTGTCACTTCGCCGCTGATGACGACAGCGGCGGCCTTTGCATGCAGCCTTTCCGCTGCGCTGGTCATTATCGCTGTTTCCCGTCTGCGCGGGGCTTCTCCCGAAACCATGGTCTTGACCGGCGTTTCGTTGGGAGCTCTTTTTACCGCGGGAACCATGTTTCTCCAGTTTTTCGCTGACGATGTGCAGCTTGCGGCCATCGTGTTCTGGACATTTGGCGATACGGCACGGGCCACGTGGACAGAGCTGGCGGTTCTGGCCCTGACAACGGCGGCATGCAGTGTATATTTTTTATCCAACGTATGGAATTACAACGCCATAGATGCCGGAGACGAAACTGCCATGGGGCTGGGAGTACGCGTGGGCAGGGTGCGGCTGACAGGCATGCTTGTGGCCAGTCTGCTGACGGCGGTCATCATAGCGTTTCTGGGAATCATCGGCTTTGTGGGGCTGGTGGTGCCGCATATGGTCAGACGTGTCATAGGGGCCGATCACCGTTTTCTGTTGCCTGCATCCGTGGCGGGCGGCGCGCTGATTCTGCTGGTTTCCGACACTGCGGCCCGTCTGATTCTGGCGCCGCATGTTCTTCCGGTATCGGTACTTACCTCATTCATGGGGGCACCGGTGTTTATCTGGCTGATTATCAGGGGGCGTAAAGTCTAG
- a CDS encoding iron ABC transporter substrate-binding protein: MRMISVVTALLVVLFGFSGARAALSLPAVHDAAGKALAVPVPVQRVICSGSGCLRLLTYLQAQHMAVAVDDIEVRRDRFDARPYALANPSFKNLPVFGQFRGYDNPERILMLAPQPQVVFKTYTSSMGYDPLELQQKTGIPVVVLNYGDLGAGRQHLYDSLRMMGHVVGKTGRAEEVITFFENAIADLQRRTAGIAENMRPSVFVGGIAFKGPHGFQSTEPAYPPFSFVNARNLAGQDAVGSRLQHSDVSREKIVQWNPDYLFVDLSTLRLADKANGIEELRSDPAYATLSAVRQGRVFGLLPYNWYTQNYGSILANAYYIGSVLYPERFADVDPAAKADEIYTFLVGSPVFDQLNRSFDGLAYRAVPVN; this comes from the coding sequence ATGCGCATGATTTCGGTTGTCACGGCCCTGTTGGTGGTTCTGTTCGGTTTTTCAGGTGCCCGGGCTGCGCTGTCCCTGCCGGCTGTGCACGATGCTGCAGGAAAGGCTCTTGCCGTACCGGTTCCCGTGCAGCGGGTTATCTGTTCGGGCTCGGGTTGTCTGCGCTTGCTGACATACCTTCAGGCTCAGCATATGGCCGTGGCGGTGGACGATATCGAAGTCCGCAGAGACCGTTTTGACGCCCGGCCATACGCTCTTGCCAACCCTTCATTTAAAAATCTTCCCGTATTCGGGCAGTTCCGCGGATACGACAACCCGGAACGCATTCTTATGCTTGCGCCTCAGCCGCAGGTTGTTTTTAAAACCTACACAAGCTCCATGGGGTACGATCCCCTTGAGCTGCAGCAAAAAACCGGCATTCCCGTGGTGGTGCTCAATTATGGCGATCTTGGAGCCGGACGCCAGCATCTGTATGACAGCCTGCGCATGATGGGGCATGTGGTGGGTAAGACCGGCCGTGCCGAAGAAGTAATCACTTTTTTTGAAAACGCCATTGCCGATCTGCAACGGCGGACCGCCGGCATTGCGGAAAATATGCGGCCGTCTGTTTTTGTGGGGGGGATAGCTTTCAAGGGTCCGCACGGGTTTCAGTCCACCGAGCCTGCTTACCCGCCTTTCAGTTTTGTAAATGCACGCAACCTTGCCGGGCAGGATGCCGTAGGCAGCAGGCTGCAGCATTCTGACGTTTCCCGTGAAAAAATTGTCCAATGGAATCCCGACTACCTCTTTGTCGATCTGTCTACTCTCCGGCTGGCGGACAAAGCCAACGGTATAGAAGAGCTTCGTTCCGACCCTGCATATGCGACGCTGAGTGCGGTGCGGCAGGGGCGTGTGTTCGGCCTGCTGCCGTACAACTGGTACACGCAGAATTACGGTTCCATACTTGCCAATGCCTACTATATCGGCTCCGTGCTGTATCCCGAACGTTTTGCCGACGTGGATCCCGCAGCAAAAGCTGATGAGATTTATACGTTTCTTGTGGGTAGTCCCGTTTTTGACCAGTTGAACAGATCCTTTGATGGGCTTGCATACAGAGCGGTTCCGGTGAACTGA
- a CDS encoding amidoligase family protein, whose translation MHKKHVFSLPPALLNEQGTMRRVGFELEFTGVELEDVAQDVAALYGGAVSRRSSFVYEISGTRFGDFTLEVDASQLKSEKYKEFLADLGVRLEPDTARSLDSLLLKLASVAVPFELVMPPVPLDELNELRPLESMLRRRAARGTRDSLLYAFAMQFNPELPSFRPQDILDHMRAFFVLQQWLEQEIDVDISRRLSPFIDSFPEKYVRMVLHADYTPDQNRLIDDYLRYNPTRNRPLDMTCAFAFLDAGRVMSRVEEPHLVKPRPTFHYRMPDCRIDEPAWSMALEWNRWVSVEQLAADKTELRRVCDAFLATPPGLGCLLSELGEWLSR comes from the coding sequence ATGCATAAAAAACACGTTTTTTCACTGCCCCCCGCACTGCTGAACGAACAGGGAACCATGCGCAGGGTCGGGTTCGAACTGGAGTTCACAGGCGTGGAACTGGAGGATGTGGCGCAGGATGTGGCGGCGCTGTATGGCGGTGCCGTGTCGCGCCGGAGCAGCTTTGTGTACGAAATCAGCGGAACACGCTTCGGCGATTTCACACTGGAAGTGGATGCATCGCAGCTCAAAAGCGAAAAATACAAAGAATTCCTTGCAGATCTGGGGGTCCGGCTGGAACCGGACACAGCCCGTTCTCTCGACTCGCTGCTGCTGAAGCTTGCCTCGGTGGCGGTTCCCTTTGAGCTGGTTATGCCTCCGGTACCGCTGGACGAACTGAACGAACTGCGTCCGCTGGAAAGCATGCTGCGCAGACGGGCGGCCCGGGGCACCAGAGATTCACTGCTGTACGCATTCGCCATGCAGTTCAATCCGGAACTGCCCAGTTTCCGTCCGCAGGACATACTGGATCACATGCGGGCTTTTTTTGTGCTGCAACAGTGGCTTGAACAGGAAATCGACGTGGATATTTCGCGCCGTCTTTCCCCGTTTATCGACAGTTTTCCCGAAAAGTACGTCCGCATGGTACTGCATGCGGACTATACCCCCGACCAGAACCGGCTTATTGACGATTACCTGCGGTACAACCCCACCCGCAACCGCCCTCTGGATATGACCTGCGCTTTTGCCTTTCTGGATGCCGGACGCGTCATGAGCCGGGTTGAAGAACCCCACCTTGTAAAACCGCGCCCCACATTTCACTACCGCATGCCCGACTGCCGTATAGATGAACCGGCTTGGAGCATGGCGCTGGAATGGAACCGTTGGGTCAGCGTGGAGCAGCTGGCAGCGGACAAAACAGAGCTGCGCAGAGTGTGCGACGCGTTTCTGGCCACGCCGCCCGGCCTTGGGTGCCTGCTGAGCGAACTGGGAGAATGGCTTTCGCGATGA
- a CDS encoding gamma-glutamyl-gamma-aminobutyrate hydrolase family protein, with the protein MILVSTPDAGGIAAWWFIKLGVALAGGRALRATPAKSPPLCTAEGLIVSGGSDVFPELYGQQPQQKKKTGILPPRHLLKRVAGSVILPVFLFLLRRLLSLKQAPRHDRPRDALEMSLITQAETLGMPVLGICRGMQLINVVRGGSLHQSIADFYEDVRHPHTVLPHKRIFIVKGSHLQSFFPYTSLKVNALHHQAVDRLGTGLSVAARDEAGVTQAIIDEKKPFFVGVQWHPEYMPQHNSQRSLFTCLVRHARNYGRYKENHETPAPDGKQDNR; encoded by the coding sequence GTGATTCTGGTTTCAACTCCCGACGCCGGCGGCATTGCCGCCTGGTGGTTCATAAAGCTGGGGGTCGCGCTTGCCGGCGGCAGAGCTTTGCGGGCCACACCTGCCAAATCTCCGCCGCTGTGCACGGCTGAAGGACTGATTGTCAGCGGCGGCTCCGATGTTTTTCCCGAACTGTACGGACAACAGCCCCAACAGAAGAAAAAAACAGGCATTCTCCCGCCGCGGCATCTGCTCAAAAGGGTTGCAGGCTCCGTTATCCTGCCGGTTTTTCTTTTTCTGCTCCGGCGCCTGCTGAGCCTGAAACAGGCTCCCCGCCATGACCGCCCGCGGGATGCACTTGAAATGTCTCTCATTACTCAGGCAGAAACGCTGGGAATGCCGGTGCTCGGCATCTGCCGGGGTATGCAGCTCATCAACGTCGTGCGGGGCGGTTCACTGCATCAGAGCATCGCCGACTTTTACGAAGACGTCCGACACCCTCATACAGTGCTGCCTCACAAGCGTATTTTCATTGTCAAAGGCTCGCATCTGCAAAGCTTTTTTCCGTACACCTCGCTTAAGGTGAATGCGCTGCATCATCAGGCTGTGGACAGGCTGGGCACGGGACTTTCGGTGGCTGCCAGAGACGAAGCAGGGGTGACGCAGGCCATCATTGATGAAAAAAAGCCTTTTTTCGTCGGAGTGCAATGGCATCCGGAATACATGCCTCAGCACAATTCACAACGCAGCCTGTTCACCTGTCTTGTCCGGCACGCCCGTAACTACGGCCGGTATAAAGAAAACCATGAAACCCCTGCCCCGGACGGCAAGCAGGACAACAGATGA
- a CDS encoding DUF1566 domain-containing protein translates to MTQRFISRDNPALKTVQDTRTGLMWTRDACLPDFPMSWAESLEYIEGLNKRQEGGFNDWRLPNRRELFSLIDTAASNPAVASGNPFLRIWSGWYWSSTTFAALPEYAWRVQFSGGRMFYGKKTEDSFLWPVRGISPVLHATGQQQCHNTHGHPVPCEGSGQDGSLRTGLCWDTRRFSAEGGGVSDTVSGLLWSRCADLTGGATTYAEALRAVTRFAQETGRNWRLPTIDELELLTDCSRAYPALTSGHPFDAVRPAYWSCTSSGYEKGWQYCLYMEKGAVGVGHAAAPEFHVWPVCSLP, encoded by the coding sequence ATGACACAACGGTTCATCAGCAGAGACAATCCGGCCCTGAAAACAGTACAGGATACGCGGACGGGCCTGATGTGGACGCGGGACGCATGTCTGCCGGATTTTCCCATGAGCTGGGCAGAATCGCTGGAGTACATTGAAGGTCTCAACAAGCGGCAGGAAGGTGGCTTTAACGACTGGCGGCTGCCAAACCGGCGTGAACTTTTTTCGCTCATCGATACTGCAGCCAGCAACCCCGCAGTGGCTTCCGGCAATCCGTTCCTGCGCATCTGGTCCGGCTGGTACTGGAGCAGCACCACCTTTGCCGCGCTGCCGGAGTATGCATGGCGGGTGCAGTTTTCCGGCGGGCGCATGTTCTACGGCAAAAAGACAGAAGACTCTTTTCTCTGGCCTGTCAGGGGAATATCGCCAGTACTGCACGCCACAGGGCAGCAGCAGTGCCATAACACACACGGGCATCCCGTCCCCTGTGAGGGGTCCGGGCAGGATGGAAGTCTCAGGACGGGCCTGTGCTGGGACACACGCCGTTTTTCCGCAGAAGGTGGCGGAGTGTCCGATACTGTCAGCGGTCTTTTGTGGTCACGTTGCGCCGACCTGACAGGCGGAGCAACAACTTACGCCGAAGCACTGCGGGCGGTGACACGCTTTGCTCAGGAAACCGGCAGAAACTGGCGGCTGCCGACTATTGATGAACTGGAACTGCTGACCGACTGTTCGCGTGCTTACCCGGCGCTTACCAGCGGTCACCCGTTTGATGCCGTGCGTCCGGCGTACTGGTCCTGCACATCCAGCGGTTACGAAAAAGGCTGGCAGTATTGCCTGTATATGGAAAAAGGAGCCGTGGGTGTGGGGCACGCCGCTGCGCCGGAATTTCATGTATGGCCGGTCTGCTCCCTTCCGTAG
- a CDS encoding NAD(P)H-dependent oxidoreductase — protein MKNILILNAHEYYSFSQGKLNGSLVEIARSTLTANGYSVQKTTMTDDYDVDTELEKHRTADAVIVQSPVNWMGMPWSFKKYMDLVYTAGTDGRLCNGDGRTRKDPARQYGSGGTMTGKKYLLSLTFNAPADAFGDPAQKFFEGKSVDDLFWPMHLNFRFFGMEPLPTFSCHDVVKNPEILNDLSRYEAHIRTHFPAIRP, from the coding sequence ATGAAAAACATTCTGATACTTAATGCACATGAATATTACAGTTTTTCTCAGGGAAAGCTGAACGGATCTCTGGTGGAAATCGCCCGGAGCACACTTACTGCCAACGGATATTCCGTACAGAAAACGACCATGACGGATGACTATGACGTGGATACCGAGCTGGAGAAACACCGTACGGCGGATGCCGTCATTGTCCAGTCGCCGGTCAACTGGATGGGCATGCCGTGGAGCTTTAAAAAATATATGGATCTGGTCTATACGGCGGGAACTGACGGACGGCTGTGCAACGGCGACGGCAGAACACGCAAAGACCCTGCCCGCCAGTATGGTTCCGGCGGTACCATGACGGGGAAAAAATATCTTCTTTCCCTGACATTCAATGCTCCGGCAGACGCATTCGGTGATCCGGCGCAGAAATTCTTTGAGGGAAAAAGCGTGGATGATCTTTTCTGGCCCATGCACCTGAATTTCCGTTTTTTCGGCATGGAGCCACTGCCCACGTTCAGTTGTCATGATGTGGTGAAAAATCCGGAAATTCTGAACGACCTGTCACGCTACGAAGCGCATATCAGGACGCACTTCCCCGCCATCCGCCCGTAA
- a CDS encoding CobW family GTP-binding protein → MLTDFFMPPSGGAATAGQLCALPANAIAVACRDDRFRRLVRWLGLARCQGAEGAFTCRVADMPGVFGLACEEVCSSGCTQQARFGIYYFPHADEQLCDAMRLDAAVLTQHTAYAARVRGFATDPDFAGLFRTGTLDVLYGSVPAAFGLRLVAENRLRIRCDAGLYSEETGWVVEPGGLEEDLPALLLSRRIYDVLGAALSACLQEAPVFFSRTEYGCGLRHRQADGSVRLDERAEGADAGRRTGELLVWGNVGSLTADIDAGPQPGAEVLSYVACTDCNVQKGNMPEEVAAAPCWVAHDLESEACGRMHPVLNDRRPALVAVSGFLGSGKTTFLNNCIEYHRARERFVAVIQNEMGATGVDGHLLGDSASVLALDEGCVCCTLAGSLAAGVRDLTARFNPQVILLETTGLANPLNLLEEMGSLRELVRLECMVTVVDAANGISTLSDSEVARDQIRGADVVVCNKCDVAGPQAVAALKDAVQGLNPRAMIHTTEFGSVHPALFMDAGEGRSGSGLMPAVPAAHADHRHEGYGAVRFFMPRPVSREQLRQAVQQCPGQPFRIKGIVTSAGQDADLRESLLVQHVAGRTDFELLGGFEGKPFVVVIGKNLDDEALYSHWQRLGATRE, encoded by the coding sequence ATGCTTACAGATTTTTTCATGCCGCCATCGGGCGGGGCAGCCACAGCCGGCCAGTTGTGTGCTCTGCCGGCCAATGCCATTGCCGTAGCCTGCCGTGATGACCGCTTCAGGCGGCTGGTGCGCTGGCTCGGGCTGGCCCGCTGTCAGGGGGCGGAAGGTGCTTTTACCTGCCGTGTGGCTGATATGCCGGGAGTGTTCGGGCTGGCATGCGAAGAAGTATGCTCTTCGGGCTGCACTCAGCAGGCGCGTTTCGGCATTTATTATTTTCCCCATGCGGACGAGCAGCTGTGTGATGCCATGCGGCTTGATGCTGCTGTACTGACGCAACATACGGCCTATGCGGCACGGGTGCGCGGCTTTGCCACCGATCCTGATTTTGCGGGGCTGTTCCGAACCGGAACACTGGATGTTCTGTATGGTTCCGTGCCTGCGGCTTTCGGTTTGCGGCTTGTGGCTGAAAACAGGCTGCGGATACGCTGCGATGCCGGATTGTACAGTGAAGAAACCGGCTGGGTGGTTGAGCCGGGCGGGCTGGAAGAAGACCTGCCTGCGCTGCTGTTGTCCAGAAGGATTTATGATGTGCTGGGCGCGGCTCTTTCTGCATGTCTGCAGGAAGCCCCTGTGTTTTTTTCGCGCACGGAGTATGGCTGCGGACTGCGGCACAGACAGGCTGACGGCAGTGTCAGGCTTGACGAACGGGCGGAAGGAGCCGATGCCGGGCGCCGTACCGGCGAACTGCTTGTCTGGGGTAACGTCGGCAGTCTGACTGCAGACATTGACGCGGGCCCTCAGCCGGGCGCAGAGGTGTTGTCATATGTTGCCTGCACTGACTGCAACGTGCAGAAAGGAAACATGCCGGAAGAAGTGGCGGCGGCCCCCTGCTGGGTGGCGCATGATCTTGAATCGGAAGCCTGCGGCCGCATGCATCCGGTGCTCAACGACAGGCGACCTGCCCTTGTGGCGGTCAGCGGTTTTCTGGGGTCCGGAAAAACAACTTTTCTCAACAACTGCATAGAATACCACCGTGCCCGCGAACGCTTTGTGGCTGTTATTCAGAATGAAATGGGGGCTACCGGCGTCGACGGGCATCTGCTGGGCGATTCCGCGTCTGTTCTGGCACTGGATGAAGGCTGTGTGTGCTGCACTCTGGCAGGCAGTCTGGCTGCGGGGGTGCGTGATCTGACAGCGCGTTTCAACCCTCAGGTGATTCTGCTGGAAACAACAGGACTTGCCAATCCGCTGAACCTGCTGGAGGAAATGGGCTCGCTTCGTGAGCTTGTGCGGCTGGAATGCATGGTAACCGTTGTGGATGCCGCAAACGGAATTTCGACGCTGTCTGACAGCGAAGTCGCCCGCGACCAGATACGGGGGGCAGATGTCGTCGTCTGCAATAAATGTGATGTGGCCGGGCCGCAAGCCGTTGCCGCCCTGAAGGACGCTGTGCAGGGCCTTAACCCCAGAGCAATGATTCATACGACGGAGTTCGGCAGCGTGCATCCCGCACTGTTTATGGATGCCGGCGAAGGCAGAAGCGGCAGCGGCCTGATGCCGGCCGTACCCGCGGCGCATGCCGACCACAGACACGAAGGCTACGGCGCTGTACGTTTTTTCATGCCGCGCCCCGTTTCGCGGGAGCAGCTGCGGCAGGCTGTGCAGCAATGCCCGGGGCAACCGTTCCGCATCAAGGGGATAGTAACCTCGGCAGGGCAGGACGCAGACCTGCGGGAGAGTCTGCTGGTCCAGCATGTGGCTGGCAGGACGGATTTTGAACTGTTGGGTGGTTTTGAGGGAAAGCCCTTTGTGGTTGTCATCGGTAAAAACCTTGATGACGAAGCGCTGTACAGTCATTGGCAGCGGCTGGGAGCAACGCGGGAATAA
- a CDS encoding MBL fold metallo-hydrolase: protein MKENNMSRRDFVKGVATGVCAGAFASMGLYSYTGAAYDRLPKSERKFHDFGAVRSVKVVNISETSWFSNADLIGDIHAAGGLLVNQYTLNWAPFANGKGTAKGSYDSGLASIKDLIPHDLEKAWDIQRKLALHPENPGGFSCLLEVEALDGTKHNYLLDSGWSYEWMDKSFKREGIDKMLEARQIEGLFISHEHWDHFWGLPVTMKYDNRIPLYIHDGFYKEGLQYIKDSGYKGTPFIQKEPLHQVMPGMAVVKFDVPIINRVFGETSLAFNVKDKGLVLISGCCHQGILQMADFAYTDLKYDNDKFYGIYGGLHISPFEDWDPKYDDLVISLGKWNFDRIGCNHCTGHLTARKFIERGYPVVRGSARFRSSSPDYLGNGDTITF from the coding sequence ATGAAAGAAAACAATATGAGCCGGCGCGACTTTGTGAAAGGTGTGGCCACCGGTGTCTGCGCTGGTGCCTTTGCCTCCATGGGCCTTTATTCCTATACCGGTGCGGCCTACGACAGACTGCCTAAGTCGGAAAGAAAGTTTCATGATTTCGGTGCTGTGCGCAGCGTGAAAGTTGTGAACATTTCCGAGACAAGCTGGTTCAGCAATGCTGACCTGATCGGAGACATTCATGCTGCCGGCGGCCTGCTGGTAAACCAGTACACGCTTAACTGGGCACCTTTTGCCAATGGTAAAGGCACTGCAAAGGGTTCGTATGATTCCGGTCTGGCAAGCATCAAAGATCTTATTCCCCATGATCTGGAAAAAGCGTGGGATATCCAGCGCAAGCTGGCTCTGCACCCTGAAAACCCCGGCGGTTTTTCATGCCTGCTGGAAGTGGAAGCTCTGGACGGCACAAAGCATAATTACCTGCTGGACAGCGGCTGGTCCTACGAATGGATGGATAAGAGCTTCAAGCGGGAAGGCATCGACAAGATGCTTGAGGCCCGGCAGATTGAGGGGCTGTTCATTTCGCATGAACACTGGGATCATTTCTGGGGACTGCCCGTCACCATGAAGTATGACAACCGTATTCCGCTGTACATACACGACGGCTTTTACAAAGAAGGGCTGCAGTACATAAAGGACAGCGGGTACAAGGGAACACCTTTCATACAGAAGGAACCCTTGCATCAGGTCATGCCGGGCATGGCAGTGGTGAAGTTCGATGTGCCCATCATCAACCGCGTGTTCGGCGAAACGTCTCTGGCCTTCAATGTGAAGGACAAAGGCCTTGTGCTCATCTCGGGTTGCTGCCATCAGGGCATTCTGCAGATGGCCGACTTTGCCTATACCGACCTTAAATACGATAATGACAAGTTCTACGGCATCTACGGCGGGCTGCACATATCGCCCTTCGAAGACTGGGATCCCAAGTACGACGATCTGGTGATCTCGCTGGGCAAGTGGAACTTCGACCGCATCGGCTGCAACCATTGCACCGGCCACCTGACCGCCAGAAAGTTCATAGAGCGCGGCTATCCCGTGGTACGCGGGTCGGCGCGGTTCCGTTCGTCTTCGCCTGATTATCTGGGCAACGGCGATACCATTACCTTCTAG
- a CDS encoding FadR/GntR family transcriptional regulator, with product MQRAAYQVAEEILKLVSNSAVRPGERLPGERALAERLGCSRNTVREALSALSARGLVEIRMRSGAYLCRQNHLSPDGGRTGPGEALDALVTLGPALVERVCRVAGVSEHEHAERITARLGRALVDRSPLDAWRGLTAFYSALAEITGNSLLCAAMGSIARSGAAGGFENLPELAPAALQQFFAEHVEMLQAMRRHDVALASRCAAGSLDAFGRMLWQKNGGERN from the coding sequence GTGCAGAGAGCAGCATATCAGGTTGCCGAAGAGATTCTGAAACTGGTCAGCAACAGCGCTGTCAGGCCCGGAGAAAGACTGCCGGGTGAACGCGCACTGGCTGAGAGGCTGGGCTGCAGCAGAAATACCGTGCGTGAGGCGCTGTCGGCACTGTCGGCAAGAGGTCTGGTGGAAATCCGCATGCGCAGCGGTGCCTACCTGTGCAGGCAGAACCACCTGTCACCGGACGGCGGGCGGACCGGACCCGGCGAAGCACTGGACGCGCTGGTCACTCTTGGTCCGGCTCTTGTGGAGCGCGTGTGCCGGGTTGCAGGCGTGTCTGAACATGAACATGCGGAGCGTATCACGGCCCGGCTGGGCAGGGCTCTGGTAGACCGCAGCCCGCTGGATGCGTGGCGGGGGCTGACGGCATTTTACAGCGCACTGGCTGAAATAACGGGAAACAGTCTGCTGTGCGCGGCCATGGGCAGTATTGCCCGCTCCGGCGCGGCAGGCGGGTTTGAGAATCTGCCGGAACTGGCTCCTGCGGCCTTGCAGCAGTTTTTTGCAGAGCATGTGGAAATGCTACAGGCCATGCGCCGGCACGATGTGGCTCTGGCATCCCGGTGCGCGGCAGGCAGCCTTGACGCATTTGGCAGAATGCTGTGGCAGAAAAACGGCGGAGAGCGGAACTGA